In one Candidatus Schekmanbacteria bacterium genomic region, the following are encoded:
- a CDS encoding phage portal protein: MAWYDRVLDRLGISKSTRQQGFSGSGQSFFTSDDANNILIGENIGAADKELWTSESATVDTLYEVLKRSPEVVGIIKVLVEDVLSDGWRFEGSASAVKRAKKAEINLNFFKVLSDALWDLFITGDAYILKLSIDRKDVARSISNKLKSKGYVFKNKKLEKEFIDGILEELPSETKGLQLLKSSTIVGDFDEYGNVRKWIQKVPGTEKTLEFSPDDVIHLSLINLGGGVYGFSPLQTLLSDIGTLLYAKESAGKVFENQGIPPVVWNLPEASGEDDRNYQVLKNQLKNIKKFKNRYSDIITTGKVETIQVRASQLNEMQFKDLIVHFTNLILFAWGVPAHRVPFIQAKTTIFPKESNDGYFKSIAYIQKLLEPQLNVGLWSEFKVSMTFNKSYRIDELREANINAILWDRGGQSIEEGRERMGLPPKIPKDHTMPHNLKQGIFTRFDENRDNRQQRGDMSDIEQDTNTPQFQDNKVR, translated from the coding sequence ATGGCATGGTATGATAGAGTTTTAGATAGATTGGGGATTAGCAAGTCTACAAGACAACAAGGTTTTTCTGGTAGTGGGCAGTCTTTTTTTACTTCTGATGATGCTAATAATATTCTTATTGGAGAAAATATCGGCGCTGCTGATAAGGAACTGTGGACTAGTGAATCTGCCACGGTAGATACATTATATGAAGTTCTTAAGCGGTCTCCTGAAGTTGTAGGAATTATAAAGGTTTTGGTTGAAGATGTTTTAAGCGATGGTTGGAGGTTTGAGGGTAGTGCTTCTGCTGTAAAAAGGGCGAAGAAAGCGGAAATAAATCTTAATTTCTTTAAGGTATTATCTGATGCATTGTGGGATTTATTTATTACTGGTGACGCATACATATTAAAACTATCTATTGATAGGAAGGATGTTGCTAGGTCAATTTCTAATAAACTTAAGAGTAAAGGATACGTATTTAAAAATAAAAAACTTGAGAAAGAGTTCATAGATGGAATTTTGGAGGAGCTGCCATCAGAAACTAAGGGATTACAATTATTAAAGAGCTCTACTATTGTTGGTGATTTTGATGAATATGGTAATGTTAGGAAGTGGATTCAGAAAGTCCCCGGAACAGAAAAGACACTAGAGTTTAGTCCAGATGATGTTATTCACTTGTCCTTGATTAATCTTGGTGGTGGAGTGTATGGTTTTTCTCCATTACAAACTTTATTATCAGATATAGGAACTTTATTATATGCTAAAGAATCGGCAGGGAAGGTATTTGAGAATCAAGGAATTCCTCCGGTGGTATGGAATTTACCTGAAGCATCTGGAGAAGATGATAGAAATTATCAAGTATTGAAAAATCAATTAAAGAACATAAAGAAATTCAAAAATAGATATTCTGACATAATAACTACTGGAAAAGTAGAAACAATACAAGTTAGAGCATCACAGTTAAATGAGATGCAATTTAAGGATTTAATAGTTCATTTCACTAATTTAATACTCTTTGCGTGGGGGGTTCCTGCACATAGGGTCCCTTTCATCCAAGCTAAAACCACAATTTTCCCTAAGGAGAGTAATGACGGGTACTTTAAGTCAATCGCATATATCCAGAAATTACTTGAGCCACAACTTAATGTTGGGCTATGGTCTGAATTTAAAGTATCTATGACATTTAATAAGTCATATAGGATAGATGAACTTAGGGAAGCTAATATTAATGCTATTTTGTGGGATAGGGGCGGTCAAAGTATAGAGGAAGGAAGGGAGAGGATGGGCCTCCCACCAAAGATACCCAAAGACCATACAATGCCACACAATTTAAAACAAGGAATATTTACTCGGTTTGATGAGAACCGAGATAATAGACAACAAAGGGGAGATATGTCTGACATAGAACAGGACACAAATACTCCACAATTTCAAGATAATAAGGTAAGATAA